From a single Apium graveolens cultivar Ventura chromosome 2, ASM990537v1, whole genome shotgun sequence genomic region:
- the LOC141701503 gene encoding histidine-containing phosphotransfer protein 1-like → MDVINQLQRQYVDFLSSLYREGLLDDQFLQIQKLQDESNPEFVNEVVTLFFEDSEKLLHNLAIALDQQLVDYKKVDACVHQFKGSSSSIGAQRVRNICVSFRTCYDAKNLEGCLRCLQQLKDEYYLVKNKLQTLFKLEQQILAAGGVIPIMG, encoded by the exons ATGGATGTTATCAATCAGTTGCAGCGACAGTATGTTGATTTCTTGTCTTCTCTTTATCGTGAG GGACTTTTGGATGATCAATTTTTGCAGATTCAGAAGCTTCAAGATGAGAGTAACCCTGAATTTGTGAACGAAGTCGTTACTCTTTTCTTCGAAGATTCGGAGAAGCTTTTGCATAATTTGGCCATTGCGCT TGATCAGCAGCTTGTAGATTATAAGAAAGTTGATGCCTGTGTTCACCAATTTAAGGGTAGCAGCTCCAG CATAGGTGCTCAAAGAGTGAGGAACATATGTGTTTCTTTCAGAACTTGTTATGACGCCAAGAACTTGGAAGG GTGCTTGAGGTGCCTCCAACAGCTGAAAGATGAATACTACCTTGTAAAGAACAAGCTTCAAACATTGTTCAAG CTGGAGCAACAGATCCTAGCTGCTGGTGGAGTAATTCCGATTATGGGATAG